From Sceloporus undulatus isolate JIND9_A2432 ecotype Alabama chromosome 6, SceUnd_v1.1, whole genome shotgun sequence, one genomic window encodes:
- the SUSD5 gene encoding sushi domain-containing protein 5, which translates to MAAASKKSAVTFVQCVRSALFFFQFASVKADGKLFALGPRNGSQSLDFAMAQQTCAALGAHLASPEELRKTIRDCSFAVCTTGWLADGTVGTTVCNKTGSKPQSVKVVDVQIEMDPSPSGRYNAICVKAEGKPCGDPPSFPHTILHGHTGFEMGDELHYICAQGYAMSNKDTAFTLLCHTCGEWFGQVQACVKDETEGYIDYEDNFPDDRSMPTEDQEHNIKETEEKGREPEKATDSGTRTHFADGDNHIGIKIMLNEQDTKIIYEGENFPIGPIIVNNDTKAAKRTESNADESWLDGYPVTQEAMEEEEDDDEGDKTDGSMGREDDIVTDQRDYDGIRKTGGSNLEKDLIQPGADSPLIYDGRIETILVTLLPTSGLGNESISKRPEDVIRYATMTPIGLVTQELASISTVTTLNQDVVDSSAVLHATDHIPLPEEEEIMTFPIQAVATVSSPNLFTTIAREALTYGRDGKLSTTFEPCMGGDCSSPDKGPIVAITVTVVCLLLLATVLAVWCFKKRQQKTSVYKLNGKEHARHQLQQIEMQKV; encoded by the exons ATGGCTGCAGCTTCCAAGAAGTCGGCTGTCACCTTTGTCCAGTGTGTGAGATCTGccctcttcttctttcagtttGCTTCAGTCAAAGCTGACG GAAAGTTGTTTGCCCTTGGACCCAGGAATGGCTCCCAGAGTCTGGACTTCGCCATGGCTCAGCAAACATGTGCTGCCCTAGGAGCTCATTTAGCCAGCCCAGAAGAGCTGAGGAAAACAATTAGAGATTGCTCTTTTGCTGTCTGCACCACAGGCTGGCTGGCTGATGGCACGGTCGG GACAACTGTGTGCAATAAGACAGGCAGCAAGCCACAGAGTGTGAAAGTGGTTGATgttcagattgaaatggatcccTCTCCAAGTGGCAGATACAATGCTATTTGTGTGAAGGCTGAAG GTAAACCATGTGGGGATCCTCCATCTTTTCCTCATACCATTCTGCATGGACATACTGGGTTTGAAATGGGAGATGAATTGCACTACATCTGTGCCCAGGGATATGCCATGAGTAATAAGGATACAGCTTTCACTCTGCTCTGCCATACATGTGGGGAATGGTTTGGTCAAGTCCAGGCTTGTGTCAAAG ATGAAACTGAAGGATATATTGACTATGAAGATAATTTTCCTGATGACCGATCTATGCCTACAGAAGATCAAGAACACAATATcaaagagacagaagaaaaaggaCGTGAGCCAGAAAAAGCCACAGACAGTGGTACCAGGACTCATTTTGCTGATGGTGATAATCACATTGGCATCAAAATTATGCTGAACGAACAGGACACCAAGATTATTTATGAAGGTGAAAACTTCCCTATTGGACCTATTATTGTGAATAATGATACAAAAGCAGCAAAACGTACAGAGTCCAATGCAGATGAGTCCTGGCTAGATGGTTACCCTGTTACTCAAGAAgcaatggaagaagaagaagatgatgacgAAGGGGATAAAACGGATGGGTCGATGGGGAGAGAAGATGACATTGTCACTGACCAACGGGATTATGATGGAATTAGAAAAACAGGGGGCAGCAACCTAGAAAAGGATTTAATACAGCCTGGGGCAGACTCGCCACTGATTTATGATGGTAGGATTGAAACAATATTAGTAACACTACTGCCAACAAGTGGTCTAGGGAATGAAAGTATAAGTAAACGCCCTGAGGATGTCATACGTTATGCCACAATGACACCCATTGGATTAGTCACTCAGGAGCTAGCATCCATAAGTACAGTTACTACCTTGAACCAGGATGTGGTGGACAGTTCAGCAGTGCTCCATGCCACTGACCACATACCATtgccagaggaagaagaaattatGACTTTCCCAATACAAGCAGTTGCTACTGTGTCTTCTCCAAATCTGTTTACCACTATTGCAAGAGAAGCTCTTACCTATGGGCGAGATGGAAAGCTCTCGACCACTTTTGAACCATGCATGGGAGGTGATTGTTCCAGCCCAGATAAAGGTCCCATAGTAGCCATTACTGTGACTGTTGTGTGCTTGCTTTTACTTGCCACAGTCTTGGCCGTGTGGTGCTTCAAGAAACGGCAACAGAAGACCTCTGTTTATAAATTGAATGGGAAAGAACATGCTAGGCACCAGCTGCAACAGATTGAAATGCAGAAAGTCTAA